The Salegentibacter mishustinae genome includes a window with the following:
- a CDS encoding beta-N-acetylhexosaminidase: MKYLYYLLYFPILVFSACSGSKEKTFSENELNLIPFPKELKLNEGSFNFTKETSFVVEGTQQKEIAELLNSKFSAAAGWEMAILEEKPQTNFIQFKENKDLNEEAYKLLVEDEKIIIEAASSSGFIYAIETLRQLLPVEIESTEKVNVINWQIPQIEISDEPRFEWRGLMLDVSRHFFEKEYIFKTIDRLAFLKMNTLHLHLVDDQGWRIEIKKYPKLTEVGAFRVDQEDKHWDARSDNKPGEEASYGGFYTQKDIKQIVAYAAKHGIKVVPEIEMPAHVTSAIAAYPELSCTGKPVAVPSGGVWPITDIYCAGKEETFEFLENVLLEVIKLFPSKYIHVGGDEATKTEWEKCEDCQRRIREEGLAGVDELQSYFIRRMEEFLSSHDRVLIGWDEILEGGLAPGAKVMSWRGTEGGWEASEEGHDVIMTPGSHVYFNFYQGDFNTEPMAFSGFTPLNKVYEFDPVVDSMNTAQKKYVLGGQANLWSEFIDTPELSEYMLFPRLVALSEVLWIPEDKKDWADFSRRLHAMFKRLDLMDINYATSAYSVTAESVVDSTSGKIKIALKNEFPNSEIRYTLNDKNLNASSPLYKEPVAVDKSSVLRAAVYENGKPKGDTLVKDFHFHKAVGKKVSYKPKYNDNYTGVGKSTTVNVIRATKNFHDGQWLGWLGEDVEVIIDLEKSVQVESLKVGTMENQGSGIYFPVKISAFASKNGEEYSKIGEVSRDFKTNGAVSLKDFEINVKLQEVKCIKVKIDTYKGLPGNGKAWLFVDEIMIE, encoded by the coding sequence ATGAAATATTTATACTACCTCTTATATTTTCCAATTTTAGTCTTTTCGGCCTGTTCCGGGAGTAAAGAAAAGACCTTTTCAGAAAACGAGCTCAACCTTATTCCCTTTCCTAAAGAATTGAAGTTGAATGAAGGTAGTTTTAACTTCACAAAAGAAACCAGCTTTGTGGTAGAAGGAACTCAACAAAAGGAAATTGCGGAGTTGTTAAATTCTAAATTTAGTGCTGCCGCTGGCTGGGAGATGGCAATATTGGAAGAAAAGCCTCAAACTAATTTTATTCAGTTTAAAGAAAATAAGGATTTGAATGAGGAAGCTTATAAGCTTTTAGTAGAGGATGAAAAGATTATTATTGAAGCTGCATCGTCTTCCGGGTTTATTTATGCTATAGAAACCTTGCGTCAATTGCTTCCTGTAGAAATTGAAAGTACAGAAAAAGTAAACGTTATAAATTGGCAAATTCCGCAGATTGAAATAAGCGATGAGCCCAGGTTTGAATGGCGGGGATTAATGTTAGATGTTTCCAGGCATTTTTTTGAGAAAGAATATATTTTTAAAACTATAGACAGGCTTGCTTTCCTGAAAATGAACACCCTTCATTTACATTTGGTAGACGATCAGGGCTGGAGAATTGAAATCAAGAAATACCCAAAGCTTACTGAAGTTGGTGCTTTTAGAGTAGACCAGGAAGATAAGCATTGGGATGCTCGCAGTGATAATAAACCTGGAGAAGAAGCTTCTTATGGAGGTTTTTATACACAGAAAGATATTAAACAAATTGTTGCCTACGCTGCGAAACACGGGATAAAGGTAGTTCCTGAAATTGAAATGCCGGCTCACGTAACCAGTGCAATTGCTGCATATCCAGAACTTTCCTGTACCGGGAAACCGGTAGCTGTGCCTTCCGGGGGTGTTTGGCCAATAACCGATATTTACTGTGCAGGAAAAGAGGAAACTTTTGAGTTTTTAGAAAATGTGTTGTTAGAAGTGATAAAGTTGTTTCCTTCAAAATATATTCACGTTGGTGGGGATGAGGCTACCAAAACAGAATGGGAAAAATGCGAGGATTGTCAGCGTAGAATAAGAGAAGAAGGCCTGGCGGGTGTGGATGAATTACAAAGCTACTTTATTCGCCGAATGGAAGAATTTTTAAGTTCTCATGATCGGGTTTTAATTGGTTGGGATGAGATTTTAGAAGGTGGTCTTGCTCCCGGAGCTAAGGTTATGAGCTGGAGAGGCACCGAAGGAGGTTGGGAAGCTTCCGAAGAAGGACACGATGTAATTATGACTCCCGGAAGTCACGTTTATTTCAATTTTTACCAGGGTGATTTCAATACAGAACCAATGGCATTTTCCGGTTTTACTCCGTTAAATAAAGTTTACGAATTTGATCCGGTGGTAGACAGCATGAATACTGCGCAGAAAAAATACGTATTGGGCGGACAAGCAAATCTATGGTCTGAATTTATCGATACACCAGAGCTTTCAGAATATATGCTTTTTCCCAGGTTAGTCGCATTATCTGAAGTGCTCTGGATTCCAGAAGACAAAAAAGACTGGGCAGATTTCTCCCGAAGGTTGCATGCTATGTTTAAGCGTTTAGACCTTATGGATATAAATTATGCGACCAGTGCTTACTCAGTAACTGCAGAGAGTGTAGTAGATTCAACCTCCGGTAAAATTAAAATTGCTTTAAAGAATGAATTTCCAAATTCAGAAATTCGATACACATTAAATGATAAGAATCTAAATGCATCTTCTCCTCTATACAAAGAACCTGTTGCTGTTGATAAGAGCAGTGTTTTAAGAGCTGCCGTTTATGAGAATGGAAAACCTAAAGGCGATACTTTGGTTAAGGATTTTCATTTTCATAAAGCCGTGGGTAAGAAGGTTAGTTATAAGCCAAAATATAACGATAACTATACCGGTGTTGGTAAAAGTACCACGGTAAATGTGATTAGGGCAACCAAAAATTTTCACGATGGTCAATGGCTTGGTTGGCTGGGCGAAGATGTAGAAGTTATAATAGACCTTGAGAAATCTGTTCAAGTAGAAAGTTTGAAAGTCGGAACTATGGAAAACCAGGGCTCAGGGATTTACTTCCCGGTAAAGATTTCTGCTTTTGCTTCTAAGAATGGAGAGGAATACAGCAAGATAGGAGAAGTAAGCAGGGATTTTAAGACCAATGGCGCTGTTAGTTTAAAAGATTTT